The following coding sequences lie in one Pararge aegeria chromosome 25, ilParAegt1.1, whole genome shotgun sequence genomic window:
- the LOC120634725 gene encoding uncharacterized protein K02A2.6-like, protein MDKKAIRFEEYNPDSSNWDSYIDRLKFCFEANSVIVDNVKRANFFTVCGSRVYDTLLALITPRKATEVTFAEIETLLGKHYSPKPNEISMSFKFYKRDQKRSESVSDFIADVRKLSSKCNFTDLERMLRDKLVCGMSDSRLQYELLKKDNLRYQDVVDAMLASESAGRDVRMIHATASNSSGATADAATPAPEAGEPMDVNAVQPTPSRMCYRCGSRHPGECRFLNAICRYCKKRGHIEKICIKKNKTNNKRDINLTEEDDHLNGIYSIRSTARVPPYEVEVIIADVRVRMQVDTGASFSLVNERTWNVLDKRLPRDSLQPVQLSLRTWNETPVKLLGQATVSVRFKDIVQVLNVIVAKGTGPNLLGRDWLSPLKITMNINFVANGDLVQMEKVIANHGEVFRDGLGTYKGNPVAIHVKSGANPRFLKARPVPYALRERVEKEIDRLEREGVLRAVSFSEWATPVVPIVKKSGEIRLCGDYRSTVNEATESDTYPMPTANEVFATVAGGKFFTTLDLDRAYTQVIVDDNTSKLLTLNTCKGLYTVHRLAFGVKACPGIFQRLMTSLLAGIPGVAVLIDDIIICGRTMLEMHERLDVVLERIEKAGLRLNKNKCKFAKERVEFLGFVIDSEGIHPAPSKVESIVNTPAPKNKKELQAFLGLYNFYERFIQNKATILEPLHRLLDTEQDWKWTKVEQNAFETAKRLLTFDVTLIHYDVNKPVILTCDSSEYGVGAVLSHEMEDGTDRPVAMASRTLHSHERRYSQLDKEAASIMFGITKFHNYLMARRFRIITDH, encoded by the coding sequence atggaTAAAAAAGCAATAAGATTTGAAGAATACAACCCGGACTCGTCAAATTGGGACAGTTATATAGATCGATTGAAGTTTTGTTTCGAGGCGAATAGCGTCATTGTAGATAATGTTAAACGCGCTAACTTTTTTACAGTTTGTGGTTCGCGGGTGTACGACACTTTACTTGCTTTAATTACGCCGAGAAAGGCTACTGAAGTGACTTTTGCGGAAATAGAAACTCTTCTCGGTAAACACTATAGCCCGAAGCCTAACGAAATATCGATGTCGTTTAAGTTTTACAAACGCGATCAAAAACGTAGTGAGTCTGTATCGGACTTTATAGCTGATGTGAGAAAACTTAGTTCGAAATGTAACTTTACCGATTTAGAAAGAATGTTGCGCGACAAACTCGTGTGCGGGATGAGTGATAGTAGATTACAATACGAACTTTTGAAAAAGGACAACTTAAGATATCAAGACGTGGTGGATGCTATGTTGGCATCCGAGAGCGCGGGGCGCGACGTGCGCATGATTCACGCCACCGCCAGCAACAGCAGCGGCGCGACCGCCGACGCAGCTACGCCCGCTCCAGAAGCTGGCGAGCCGATGGACGTTAACGCGGTGCAACCAACGCCGTCGCGCATGTGCTATCGATGTGGAAGCCGGCATCCCGGGGAGTGCCGATTTTTAAACGCGATTTGCCGATATTGCAAGAAACGCGGTCACATTGaaaaaatttgtataaagaaaaataagacGAATAACAAGAGAGACATCAACTTAACAGAGGAAGATGATCATTTAAACGGTATATATAGCATACGGAGTACAGCACGGGTCCCTCCCTACGAAGTGGAGGTTATAATAGCAGACGTGCGCGTTCGTATGCAAGTAGATACAGGTGCCAGTTTCTCTCTTGTTAACGAGCGCACATGGAACGTGCTCGACAAACGCCTCCCGCGCGACTCTCTACAACCGGTGCAGTTGTCTCTGCGTACGTGGAACGAGACTCCAGTCAAACTTCTAGGACAGGCTACTGTATCGGTCCGTTTTAAGGATATCGTTCAAGTTCTGAACGTCATAGTGGCTAAAGGCACCGGGCCAAACTTGCTTGGCCGAGATTGGTTATCACCACTCAAAATAactatgaatataaattttgttgcTAATGGTGATCTTGTACAGATGGAAAAAGTAATAGCCAATCACGGAGAAGTGTTCAGGGATGGCCTTGGTACTTACAAAGGTAATCCAGTAGCTATTCATGTTAAATCAGGCGCAAACCCAAGATTTCTTAAGGCTCGCCCAGTGCCATATGCGCTTCGAGAACGAGTGGAGAAGGAAATAGACCGGCTAGAGCGAGAAGGAGTATTGCGAGCAGTTTCGTTTTCGGAATGGGCTACCCCGGTGGTCCCTATAGTAAAAAAGTCTGGGGAAATAAGATTGTGCGGAGACTACCGCAGTACAGTCAATGAGGCAACTGAGTCCGATACGTATCCAATGCCAACGGCTAATGAAGTTTTTGCAACGGTGGCCGGTGGAAAATTCTTTACAACTCTTGACTTAGATCGAGCTTATACACAAGTCATTGTAGACGACAATACATCAAAGCTGCTCACTTTAAATACATGTAAGGGTCTGTACACTGTGCACAGACTGGCATTTGGTGTAAAGGCATGCCCAGGAATTTTCCAACGATTAATGACGTCGTTACTAGCTGGTATACCAGGAGTTGCAGTTTTGATCGACGATATTATCATCTGTGGGCGTACAATGTTAGAAATGCACGAGAGGCTAGACGTCGTACTTGAAAGAATCGAAAAAGCTGGACTtcgtttaaacaaaaataaatgcaagTTCGCTAAAGAGAGGGTGGAATTTTTAGGATTTGTTATTGATTCGGAAGGCATACATCCGGCACCGAGTAAGGTGGAATCAATAGTAAACACTCCAGcccctaaaaacaaaaaagagttACAAGCATTTCTTGGGCTTTATAACTTCTATGAGCGATTCATACAAAACAAAGCGACTATACTTGAGCCTTTACATCGATTATTGGATACTGAACAGGATTGGAAATGGACGAAGGTAGAACAAAATGCATTTGAGACAGCGAAAAGGTTACTTACATTTGACGTGACTTTGATACATTACGACGTAAACAAGCCCGTAATACTCACGTGTGATAGTTCTGAGTACGGAGTGGGAGCTGTATTGTCTCATGAGATGGAAGATGGTACAGATCGCCCAGTTGCAATGGCATCTAGAACGTTACATTCGCATGAAAGGCGTTACTCTCAACTTGATAAAGAGGCCGCGTCGATTATGTTTGGGATTACCAAATTTCATAACTACCTGATGGCGAGACGTTTTCGTATAATCACGGATCACTAG
- the LOC120634726 gene encoding uncharacterized protein LOC120634726, whose protein sequence is MKVFALILSVLALANGKGSGPYLYERPEGRAFFLPSEIVKPVPTPAIEVNLQGSEASGSDSLREYGPPKVQELSQNLLNQGLPDVTIEQTFGFSSQNAESYSPGVAEKVEISEASQPSLDDNPPISAELPILDFEVKETTTTANADDTTEIISQLNQLTQESNEQLNQRNSLASLLYVSEQSNQENAESQTTELTNGQKNQQNSEESLKYQQESSTASDVQKVTATDSIGSTQVLLVNAVPASESEQNVPELQNIPDIIASLEKEILTQQVQAVSELASVQALGPVPEGFLEYGPPGFVEYGPPKGDDEILTNIQNIESNETRRRRFSPRLR, encoded by the exons ATGAag GTTTTTGCTCTCATTCTTTCGGTCCTCGCGTTGGCTAATGGCAAGGGTTCAGGACCGTACCTCTATGAGAGACCAGAAGGGCGTGCGTTCTTCTTGCCTTCCGAGATTGTG AAACCTGTTCCAACACCTGCAATCGAAGTAAACCTTCAAGGCTCCGAGGCATCAGGTTCTGACTCCCTCCGAGAGTACGGCCCACCGAAGGTGCAGGAATTATCACAGAACTTGTTGAACCAAGGTTTACCCGATGTGACTATCGAACAAACCTTCGGCTTCTCATCTCAAAATGCTGAAAGTTACAGCCCAGGTGTTGCTGAGAAAGTGGAAATCTCtgaag CGTCTCAACCCTCGTTAGATGACAACCCACCTATTTCCGCTGAGCTGCCAATCTTAGATTTTGAAGTAAAAGAAACAACAACTACCGCTAATGCTGACGACACTACAGAAATCATCAGCCAACTGAATCAGCTCACCCAAGAATCTAACGAGCAGTTGAATCAAAGAAACTCTCTAGCGTCTTTACTATACGTTAGTGAGCAATCGAATCAAGAAAACGCAGAATCTCAGACTACAGAACTTACTAACGGACAAAAGAATCAACAAAACTCAGAAGAATCATTGAAATACCAACAAGAATCTTCCACAGCAAGCGATGTACAGAAGGTTACAGCTACAGATTCTATAGGAAGTACACAAGTGCTGTTGGTTAATGCTGTACCGGCAAGCGAATCAGAGCAGAACGTTCCAGAACTACAAAACATTCCTGATATTATTGCTAGCTTGGAGAAGGAAATTTTAACTCAACAGGTA CAGGCAGTGAGCGAACTAGCTTCAGTTCAGGCTTTGGGACCAGTTCCTGAAGGTTTCCTGGAATATGGACCCCCAGGCTTCGTTGAATATGGCCCTCCTAAGGGAGACGAT GAAATATTGACGAACATTCAGAATATCGAATCAAATGAAACCCGCAGAAGACGGTTCTCGCCTAGACTAAGGTAA